In the Candidatus Thorarchaeota archaeon genome, ATCAGACACAGGAGTTGGCAGCCTGTACTCCTCGGTCACGGTCACCGGCACTACCAGCACGTATGCGGCCTCGCTAGCCCCTGGCGCGACCTTGACCCTGACATACACTGTGTCGTTCTCCAATGAAGGCAAGTACACCTTCCCCAAGGCCACTGCGAACTACACTTACAACGGGAACTTCTTTACGAAGACTACGCCCGTCGATGGAGTCCTTGTCGCAGCTACCCCCGGCTCCGCTATCCTTCAGGGTCTCATGGATGGCATGCCCTATACTGGGCTTGTGCTGGGTCTGGTTGGGCTTGTCGGCCTCTACAGTGTCTTCGGCATTGTCCGTGGACGCGGTGGCGGTGGCGGCACCTATCAAGTCTAGAATAATGAGCCTGGCAGCAGCAGCTGCCGGGCCCGCTCTTCTTTTGTCCTCCTCGGTTGCTTTATCTGACCAACTTCTGATTGACTCTTGAGTGTTCATGGTGCTACGTGAAGAGCTCAGAGGCTATCTGAAGGGACCTGACGCGTTCTTTGGGATTCCCGCTCCCGAGTCGGGCGAACCCGATGTCGGAGTCCTAGGTGTACCATATGACCTGACTTCCAGCTACTACCCCGGTTGCAGGTTCGGTCCTGCCGCTGTGCGGCGTGCAACGACAAGAGAGAGGTCTCACAGCCAGCCTCTCTCTGTTGATGTCACACCAGACCGAGAGATGGTACTCCTTTCTGAGAGCATGACACTGGAGGACATCGGGGACCTTGAACTGGAGGGGCGTGTGCCGGAGATGGCCATGTACGACATATCTGACGCTGCAACCAAGCTCGCCAGTAGGAGCAGCAGACTCCTCTTCATTGGCGGAGACCACTTCGTGACCTACCCTCTGGTGAAAGGTCTCAAGAGAGGGACCAGACTCAACCTCGGTCTCATATGGCTTGATGCCCACGCCGACTACTACGGTGACTACGGGGGTCTCGCTCTGTCTCATGCCACGACCCTGAGAAGGATAGTCGATGGCGGGTTCGTGGACGCTGGCAGAGTCGTCGCCTTCGACATGCGGGCCGCACTTTCCGAACACAGACGCGAGCTTATACAGGCGGGTGCCAGCGTCTGCTTCGACCACGAGTCCTTCTCTTCTGCCATCAGAGAGCTTGCTGACCGCGTCGACACGGTCTATATGACGGTAGACCTTGATGTGTTGAGACCGGACCAAGTGCCTGGCGTGTCTCATCCAGAGTCGGGAGGTCCT is a window encoding:
- a CDS encoding arginase family protein, whose translation is MVLREELRGYLKGPDAFFGIPAPESGEPDVGVLGVPYDLTSSYYPGCRFGPAAVRRATTRERSHSQPLSVDVTPDREMVLLSESMTLEDIGDLELEGRVPEMAMYDISDAATKLASRSSRLLFIGGDHFVTYPLVKGLKRGTRLNLGLIWLDAHADYYGDYGGLALSHATTLRRIVDGGFVDAGRVVAFDMRAALSEHRRELIQAGASVCFDHESFSSAIRELADRVDTVYMTVDLDVLRPDQVPGVSHPESGGPDVTGLVRLIRDCFASCSLRFADLVELNPLLDSTGIASVAARDIVKEILVGFSTQD